Proteins co-encoded in one Nicotiana sylvestris chromosome 7, ASM39365v2, whole genome shotgun sequence genomic window:
- the LOC104230426 gene encoding uncharacterized CRM domain-containing protein At3g25440, chloroplastic: MESPGTAIYDVVWQILCFEAFGDFPFFHFSKSHCRLLLTGQILGPQKAFFTYQDGKPKFETHEVEAPKKEKWKTKKRLKLQRKRDKKKRKAANKRDPRRLGVKGKKKKQKFDTPEERIKQKIDNAKVKEAMLIERLKRYEVPKVQGPEVKPHFLTGEERFYIKKMAQKRSNYVPIGRRGVFGGVILNMHLHWKKHETVKVICNSCKPGEIQEYADEIARLSGGVPIQIIGDDTIVFYRGRDYVQPEIMSPIDTLSKKRALEKSKYEQSLESVRRFIAIAEKELELYYRHVALYGDPNNRSAYSILDDSRSAREKRNAEIGEENYSASESNPSDLELSEIDDNCSDDNQSLSEFEFEDTDESSSDDLDSGEGNSSNYSGSIQGNTSRYSKRK, encoded by the exons ATGGAG TCCCCTGGTACGGCGATATACGACGTCGTATGGCAAATCCTATGCTTCGAGGCTTTCGGCGACTTCCCTTTCTTTCACTTCTCAAAAAGCCACTGCCGTCTGCTTCTTACAG GCCAAATCTTGGGACCCCAGAAAGCTTTTTTTACTTATCAAG ATGGAAAGCCCAAGTTTGAGACACATGAAGTGGAGGCACCAAAGAAGGAGAAATGGAAGACAAAGAAGAGGCTAAAGCTGCAAAGGAAGAGggataagaagaagagaaaagctgCAAATAAAAGAGATCCAAGAAGGCTTGGTGTTAAGGGgaagaaaaagaagcaaaagTTTGATACTCCTGAAGAAAGAATTAAGCAGAAGATTGACAAT GCAAAAGTCAAAGAAGCCATGCTAATCGAGAGATTAAAGCGATACGAGGTTCCCAAAGTTCAAGGTCCTGAGGTTAAGCCACATTTTCTCACTGGTGAGGAACGGTTCTATATCAAAAAGATGGCACAGAAAAGGTCCAATTATGTGCCAATTGGCAGAAGGGGAGTCTTTGGAGGTGTTATTCTCAATATGCATCTACATTGGAAAAAGCATGAAACTGTCAAAGTCATATGCAATTCCTGCAAACCTGGTGAAATCCAagaatatgccgatgaaattgCAAGACTGAGTGGTGGCGTCCCAATTCAGATAATTGGGGATGATACAATAGTTTTTTACAGAGGAAGGGATTATGTGCAGCCCGAAATTATGTCTCCTATTGATACATTGTCTAAGAAGAGG GCGTTGGAAAAGTCCAAGTATGAGCAATCACTTGAGTCCGTGAGACGTTTCATTGCCATAGCTGAGAAGGAACTTGAACTCTACTATAGACATGTTGCTCTATACGGTGACCCAAATAATCGGAGTGCTTACTCCATCCTTGATGATTCAAGAAGTGCAAGAGAAAAACGAAATGCTGAAATAGGAGAGGAGAACTATTCAGCCAGTGAATCTAACCCCTCGGATCTCGAGTTGTCAGAAATTGATGATAATTGTTCTGATGACAACCAGTCTTTAAGCGAATTTGAATTCGAGGATACTGACGAATCAAGTAGTGATGACTTGGATTCTGGGGAGGGAAACTCTAGTAATTACTCAGGTAGCATACAGGGAAATACTAGTAGATATTCCAAACGCAAATAG